In the Arachis ipaensis cultivar K30076 chromosome B10, Araip1.1, whole genome shotgun sequence genome, one interval contains:
- the LOC107620722 gene encoding uncharacterized protein LOC107620722 → MANLANTVEANAAMTLQAMKRLSQPAGNGNGNSEGNVNDNVEGNGDNAGGALMTLVTFLKVHPPIFRGSTNPTEADNWRGPALVTAFYKKYFPESAREAKEIELMQLKQGSLSVANYTKIRTFSDLVNKARVVEEYAKTVAASNDTHGGNTSKGRGKYFHPRCQSFKRGRYAPQGQGGFKKNTQDQFQHGNRRENQSKISPDLTCVRCGRFHPYDSCKIGLGGCFNRGLPSHIERDCTRRKNSNAGQSQHQGRVFAVNANDASMEDPLMRGICLIGGKTLIALYDTGASHSFILFAKVERTKLV, encoded by the exons ATGGCTAATTTGGCGAACACTGTGGAAGCTAATGCTGCTATGACTCTGCAAGCTATGAAAAGGTTAAGCCAACCGGCTGGAAATGGCAACGGAAATAGTGAAGGGAATGTGAATGATAATGTTGAGGGAAATGGAGATAATGCGGGAGGTGCCCTGATGACCTTGGTGacttttctcaaggttcatccgccaaTTTTCCGAGGATCAACTAATCCTACTGAAGCGGACAACTG GAGAGGCCCAGCATTGGTG ACGGcgttctacaagaagtactttcctgagtctgcaagggaagcgaaGGAGATAGAActgatgcagctgaagcaaggttctttGTCAGTGGCAAACTACACAA AGATTCGTACCTTCTCCGATTTGGTAAATAAGGCAAGGGTGGTGGAGGAGTATGCCAAGACAGTAGCGGCCTCTAACGATACTCATGGAGGGAATACAAGTAAGGGACGTGGCAAGTATTTCCATCCGAGGTGTCAAAGTTTCAAGAGAGGACGATATGCGCCTCAAGGTCAAGGAGGCTTCAAAAAGAACACACAAGATCAATTTCAGCATGGCAACAGGAGAGAAAATCAGAGTAAGATTTCTCCGGATTTAACTTGTGTGCGTTGTGGACGTTTTCACCCATATGACTCGTGCAAAATTGGTTTAGGTGGTTGTTTCAACCGTGGATTGCCTAGCCACATTGAGAGGGATTGCACTCGTAGGAAGAACTCGAATGCAGGACAGAGTCAACATCAAGGTCGAGTTTTCGCTGTGAATGCCAATGATGCTTCTATGGAGGATccgttgatgagaggtatatgtTTAATTGGTGGTAAAACATTAAttgcattatatgatactggagcATCACATTCGTTTATTTTATTTGCTAAagttgagagaacaaaacttgtataa